One window of Nymphaea colorata isolate Beijing-Zhang1983 chromosome 11, ASM883128v2, whole genome shotgun sequence genomic DNA carries:
- the LOC116263804 gene encoding peroxidase 3-like yields MRKASSFYLVALALFGLLAASQAQIKVGFYDESCPQAESIIKEFVKQHIPNAPTLAAALLRMNFHDCFVRGCDGSLLLNSTNNSTAEKDSIPNSTLRGFDFIDRVKALLEAACPGVVSCADTLALVARDAVVVTGGPSWTVPTGRRDGTVSLASEVLTNIPGPTFNFTALKKNFASKNLDVKDLVVLSGAHTIGIAHCAVVTNRLYNFTGKGDEDPALDKFYAANLKKFKCKTPTDTTSILEMDPGSFRTFDKHYYTNVAKRRGLFTSDSSLLTDATAASYVTEILNGPLEYFFTEFAASMEKMIQLEVKTGSEGEIRKLCGVVNG; encoded by the exons atgaGGAAGGCCAGCTCCTTTTATCTTGTTGCCTTGGCTCTTTTCGGCCTGCTGGCTGCCTCCCAAGCTCAAATTAAGGTCGGCTTCTATGACGAGTCCTGCCCACAAGCAGAAAGCATAATTAAGGAGTTCGTGAAGCAGCACATTCCCAATGCGCCTACTTTGGCAGCAGCATTGCTTAGAATGAACTTCCATGACTGTTTTGTGAGG GGCTGTGATGGATCTCTGCTGCTTAATTCGACCAATAACAGCACCGCGGAGAAGGATTCCATACCAAATTCGACCCTCCGTGGCTTCGATTTCATTGACAGAGTGAAGGCATTGTTAGAAGCAGCGTGCCCGGGGGTCGTCTCCTGTGCAGATACTCTTGCACTAGTAGCAAGAGATGCAGTAGTTGTCACG GGTGGTCCGTCATGGACTGTGCCTACAGGCCGTAGGGATGGAACTGTTTCATTAGCTTCTGAGGTGCTCACCAACATTCCAGGACCAACCTTCAATTTTACTGCtctaaagaaaaattttgcaagcAAGAATCTTGATGTGAAGGATCTAGTTGTTCTCTCAG GTGCCCACACGATCGGCATTGCGCACTGCGCGGTTGTCACGAACAGGCTCTATAATTTCACAGGGAAAGGTGATGAAGACCCAGCGCTTGACAAATTCTATGctgcaaatctgaagaaattCAAGTGCAAGACCCCCACAGACACCACCTCGATCCTGGAAATGGATCCGGGGAGTTTCAGGACCTTCGACAAGCATTACTACACCAATGTGGCGAAAAGAAGAGGTCTCTTCACGTCTGACTCTTCTCTGCTCACAGACGCGACTGCGGCGTCTTACGTGACTGAAATTCTCAACGGTCCACTTGAGTATTTCTTCACTGAGTTCGCTGCGTCCATGGAGAAGATGATTCAGCTTGAAGTCAAGACTGGCAGTGAAGGTGAGATAAGGAAGCTTTGCGGCGTGGTGAACGGTTAG